The Microbacterium esteraromaticum genome contains the following window.
GCGCTATCCGGGTGCGATAGCGCGGGTTTGCGACAAATAGACGGGTGCAGGGCGCAGGCGCAGGGCCGGAGAGACAGGGGAGAGCATGACGCGGTTCTGGACGGGGGGCTACGGGCCCGACATGGACGGCGACGGCGACGGGATCGGGATCCTGTCGGTCGACGAAGGACGCGGGCCATCGACGTTGCGGCACCGCGGCACGGCGGCCCGGGCCGCCTCACCCTCATGGCTCGTCGCGCACCCGACGCTCGACGTCGTCTACGCCGCACTGGAGGGCGCCGGCAAGGTACAGGCGTTCGCCCGCGACGGCGAGACGACCCTGCGTCCGCTCGCCCCGCCCGTCGCGGCAGGGGAGGGCGTGTGCCACCTCGCGGTGTCACCCGGAGGGCGGATGCTGATCGCCAGCTGCTACGGCGACGGGCGCGTCATCAGCTTCGGCCTCGCCGACGACGGCCGACTCGTCGAACCGGTGACCGATAAGGCTGCTGCGCTGCGGGCCGCCCTCCTCGGCGGCGATCAGTCCACCGAGGAGCGCCGGCATGCGGCATCCGACCCCCATCCCCTTCCGGCGGGGGAGGATCCCCGGAAATCGCACGCGCACGCGGCGGTCTTCTTGCCCGACGGGCGCATCGCCACCACCGACCTCGGGTTCGACCTGGTGCGGATCTGGCGCGCCACCTCGGGCGCGCTCGACCTCGACCACGAGGTCGTGCTGCCTCGCGGCACCGGGCCCCGGCACCTCGTGATGCATCCCAGTGGGCACCTGCACGTGGTGACCGAGTACTCGTGTGAGGTGTTCACGCTGGCATCCGATCGGGCCGGGACGTGGGGTCTGGTCTCGGCCACCACGGCGTCGCCGATCGCGCAGCCGGGTTTCGACTTTCCCGCCGAACTCGCCGCCTCGCGCGACGGGCACACGCTCTACACGGCCCTGCGCGGCAGCAACACGCTCGCCGCGCTGCGCGTGCGCGGCGGCGGCGAGTCACTCGAACCGCTCGCGCTCGCCGAATCGGGGGTGGATTGGCCGCGCCACCACCTCGTACACGACGGCACGCTGCTCGTATCGGGGCAGCGGTCGAACACGATCAGCGTCGTCGATCTCGACGAGCGCACCGGCGCACCGCGCGACGTGCGTCACGTCACGGCCGCACCCACGCCGTCGCACGTGCTGCCCGCGCGCTGAGCGCTGCGGCGCTGTTCACAACTCCGGAGTTCTTACTGACGACACCCCTTGCGCGGGGTTCTGCGCGCCTGCACGGCCAGAATCTCCGGAGTTGTGAACAACTCGTTCTCTGAGCCAACCCCGTGACATCCGCGCGCGTAGCGGCAAGACTGGGGGCGGAGGCCACCATGACCGATGAGTACGACCTGATCGTGTTGGGCGGCGGGCCGGTGGGAGAGAACATCGCCGATCGCGCCGTGCAGGGCGGACTCACCGCCGTCATCGTCGAGAACGAGTTGGTGGGCGGCGAATGCTCGTACTGGGCGTGCATGCCCTCGAAGGCGCTGCTGCGCCCGATCCACGCGGCGCACGCCGCTGAGCGGGTGCGCGGTGTCTCCGGCGCCTCGCTCGACCCCCGCGAGGTGCTGGCCCGCCGAGACGCGTTCGCGGCGCACTGGTCGGATGCCGGACAGGTCGACTGGTTGCGCGACTCCGGCATCGACCTCGTCCGCGGTCGTGGTCGGCTCAGTGCCGAGCGCGAGGTGACCGTCGTCACCGACGACGGAGAGCGGATGCTGCGCGCTCGCCACGCGGTGGCGATCGCCACCGGCTCGGAGGCTGTGATCCCCGGCATCCCGGGTCTTGCCGAGGCGGAGCCCTGGACGAGCCGTGAGGCCACGAGCGCGCAGGAGGTGCCCGAGTCGCTGGTGATCATCGGCGGCGGGGTGGTGGCCGTCGAGATGGCGACGGCATTCGCCGGACTCGGATCGCGGGTGACGCTGCTGGCACGCACCGGGCTGCTCGGCGGCATGGAGCCGTTCGCCGGTGAGCGGGTGGCCACGGGTCTGCTCGAGATGGGCGTCGATGTGCGTCTGAACACCGAGACCACCGAGGTGCGTCGCCAGGGAGCGCGGGTGCGCGTCACGGCCGGCGGCGCGCAGATCACCGCCGCCGAAGTGCTCGTCGCCACCGGGCGACGGCCCCGCAGCACCGACATCGGCGTCGAGTTCGTGGGGCTCGAAGCCGGTGCGGCGGTGCCCGTCGACGACACGATGCTGGTGCCCGGAACCGATTGGCTGTATGCCGTCGGCGACATCAACGCCCGCGCGATGCTCACCCACCAGGGCAAGTATCAGGCCCGCGCTGCGGGTGATGTGATCGTGGCCCGCTCGCGCGGCGAGGTCGTGGCCGATCAGCCGTGGGGCCGGCATGTGGCATCCGCCGATCACTCCGCCGTGCCGCACGTGGTCTTCTCGCGACCTGAGGTCGCATCGGTCGGGATGACCGCGGATGCCGCCCGCGCGGCCGGCCATCGCATCGAGGTCGTCGATCAGGACCTCGGCGCCGTGGCGGGAGCCGCACTGCACGCCGACGGCTATGCGGGTCTGGCCCGCATGATCGTCGACACCGAGCGGGACGTCGTGTTGGGTGTCACGTTCGTGGGCGACGACGTGGCTGAGATACTGCCGGCGGCGACGATCGCCGTGGCCGGTGACGTGCCGATCAGCAGGCTGTGGCACGCCGTGCCCGCGTACCCGACGATGGGCGAGATCTGGCTGCGCCTGCTGGAGGCCTATGGGCGGTCATCGGCCTGAACGCGGCGCATGAATACGGCGAATCGCCTGAGATCCGCCCCTGACGTCGGCGGTGTCCCCTACGCTCGAGAGGCGATCGAGGAGGCACGACCCCATGAAGGCACGACCCGAAGGATCCCGCCGGTAGGCGGCACCGCACGATGATCGAGTTCCGCTCCGTCACCAAGACCTTTCCCGACGGCACCCGTGCCGTCGATGACTTCAGCCTGGTGCTGCCCTCGCGAAAGACGACTGTGTTCGTCGGTTCGTCGGGGTGCGGCAAGACCACCCTGCTGCGCATGATCAACCGCATGGTCGAGCCCACGACGGGCGATGTGCAGATCGACGGCGAAAGCGTGCTTGGCGCCGATCCGGTCGCGCTGCGCCGCAGCATCGGCTACGTCATGCAGAACTCCGGCCTGATGCCGCACTTCACCGTGCTCGACAACGTCGCCACGGTGCTGCGCCTGACCGGTGCCGGGCGTCGGCAGGCGCACGAGCGCGCCCGCGTCATGCTCGACACCGTCGGCCTCGATCAGGCTCTCGCCGATCGCTACCCCAGCCAGCTCTCGGGCGGGCAGCAGCAACGCGTCGGCGTTGCCCGCGGCCTTGCCGCCGACCCGAACATCCTGCTCATGGACGAACCCTTCGGGGCCGTCGATCCGATTGTGCGCGCAGATCTGCAGCAAGAGCTCATCCGTCTGCAGAGCGAGCTCGACAAGACCGTCGTGTTCGTCACGCACGACATCGACGAGGCGTTCCTGCTCGGTGACCAGGTCGTCATTCTCGACAAGGGCGCGCGCGTGGTGCAGGTCGGCAGCCCCAGCGAGATCATCGAGAACCCCGCCGACGACTTCGTCGCGGCGTTCATCGGGGCAGAGCGCGGCCGCCGCGCGCTGCGGGTGAAGCAGACCGCGCGCGGTGCTGTCGTCGTCGACTCCGAGGGGCGCACCCAGGGACGCCTGCTCGCGGATGCTGCGGATGCGAGCTCTGCGACGCCATGAGCTGGGTCGTCGACAACCTCGGGCTGATCTTCGAGCTGACTCTGGTGCATCTGCGCCAGAGCATGATCGCGATCGTGCTCGGCCTGGTGCTCTCGATTCCGCTCGGCTGGGTGGCCTGGCGATTCCGGCTGGTGCGCGGCCCGGTTATCGTGCTCACCGGCCTGCTCTACACGATCCCGTCGCTGGCCCTGCTGATCCTGATGCCCGCCGCGCTCGGCTACTCGGTCATCAGTGAAGCCAACCTCGTCGCGGCGCTGACGATCTACGCCGTCGCGATCCTTGTGCGCGCCGTGGCCGACGGGCTCGACTCGGTCGACCCGGGCGTGCGTCAGTCGGCGACCGCGATGGGATACGCGGCGCCGCGCCGATTCTGGGGTGTGGAACTGCCGTTGGCGGGTCCCGTCATCCTCGCCGGGCTGCGGGTGACGGCCGTGTCGACCATCTCGTTGGCGACCGTGGGGATTCTGATCGGGGTGACCAACCTGGGCTACCTGTTCACCAACGGGCAGCAGCGCCGCCTGGTGGCCGAGGTGCTCGCGGGCGTGGTCGCCGTGGTGATCATCGCGCTGCTCGTCGACCTGCTGCTGCGTCTGCTCGGTCGCGTGCTCATGCCGTGGTCCAGAACCGTTCAGGCCGTCGGAGGTGCGTCATGAACCTCTTCGCCGATGCCTTCGCGTGGCTGTTCTCACCCGAGCGGCTGCAGGGCCCGTACGCGCTGCAGACCCTGCTCGGACAGCATCTGTTCTACACGGTCGTTTCGGTCGCTGTCGCCGCCGCGATCGCCCTGCCGATCGGCTGGCTGATCGGTCACACCGGCAAGGGGCGCGAGATCGCCGTGGCCATCTCGGGCGCCGCCCGTGCCGTGCCCTCATTCGGTCTGCTGGTGCTGCTGGTGCTCGTGCTGGGCGTCGTGCGCACTCCGCTCGCCGCCGTGATCACCTTCGTGCTGCTGGCGATCCCGTCACTGCTGGCCGGCGCGTACACCGGCCTCGAGGCCATCGACCGACGCGAGATCGACGCGGCCCGCGCCATGGGCATGACCGAGTGGCAGATCTTCACAAAGGTCGAGCTGCCTCTCGGTCTGCCGCTCCTGGTCGGCGGTCTGCGCGCGGCCGTACTGC
Protein-coding sequences here:
- a CDS encoding dihydrolipoyl dehydrogenase family protein, with the translated sequence MTDEYDLIVLGGGPVGENIADRAVQGGLTAVIVENELVGGECSYWACMPSKALLRPIHAAHAAERVRGVSGASLDPREVLARRDAFAAHWSDAGQVDWLRDSGIDLVRGRGRLSAEREVTVVTDDGERMLRARHAVAIATGSEAVIPGIPGLAEAEPWTSREATSAQEVPESLVIIGGGVVAVEMATAFAGLGSRVTLLARTGLLGGMEPFAGERVATGLLEMGVDVRLNTETTEVRRQGARVRVTAGGAQITAAEVLVATGRRPRSTDIGVEFVGLEAGAAVPVDDTMLVPGTDWLYAVGDINARAMLTHQGKYQARAAGDVIVARSRGEVVADQPWGRHVASADHSAVPHVVFSRPEVASVGMTADAARAAGHRIEVVDQDLGAVAGAALHADGYAGLARMIVDTERDVVLGVTFVGDDVAEILPAATIAVAGDVPISRLWHAVPAYPTMGEIWLRLLEAYGRSSA
- a CDS encoding ABC transporter permease, which produces MSWVVDNLGLIFELTLVHLRQSMIAIVLGLVLSIPLGWVAWRFRLVRGPVIVLTGLLYTIPSLALLILMPAALGYSVISEANLVAALTIYAVAILVRAVADGLDSVDPGVRQSATAMGYAAPRRFWGVELPLAGPVILAGLRVTAVSTISLATVGILIGVTNLGYLFTNGQQRRLVAEVLAGVVAVVIIALLVDLLLRLLGRVLMPWSRTVQAVGGAS
- a CDS encoding ABC transporter ATP-binding protein, giving the protein MIEFRSVTKTFPDGTRAVDDFSLVLPSRKTTVFVGSSGCGKTTLLRMINRMVEPTTGDVQIDGESVLGADPVALRRSIGYVMQNSGLMPHFTVLDNVATVLRLTGAGRRQAHERARVMLDTVGLDQALADRYPSQLSGGQQQRVGVARGLAADPNILLMDEPFGAVDPIVRADLQQELIRLQSELDKTVVFVTHDIDEAFLLGDQVVILDKGARVVQVGSPSEIIENPADDFVAAFIGAERGRRALRVKQTARGAVVVDSEGRTQGRLLADAADASSATP
- a CDS encoding lactonase family protein, which encodes MTRFWTGGYGPDMDGDGDGIGILSVDEGRGPSTLRHRGTAARAASPSWLVAHPTLDVVYAALEGAGKVQAFARDGETTLRPLAPPVAAGEGVCHLAVSPGGRMLIASCYGDGRVISFGLADDGRLVEPVTDKAAALRAALLGGDQSTEERRHAASDPHPLPAGEDPRKSHAHAAVFLPDGRIATTDLGFDLVRIWRATSGALDLDHEVVLPRGTGPRHLVMHPSGHLHVVTEYSCEVFTLASDRAGTWGLVSATTASPIAQPGFDFPAELAASRDGHTLYTALRGSNTLAALRVRGGGESLEPLALAESGVDWPRHHLVHDGTLLVSGQRSNTISVVDLDERTGAPRDVRHVTAAPTPSHVLPAR
- a CDS encoding ABC transporter permease, with the protein product MNLFADAFAWLFSPERLQGPYALQTLLGQHLFYTVVSVAVAAAIALPIGWLIGHTGKGREIAVAISGAARAVPSFGLLVLLVLVLGVVRTPLAAVITFVLLAIPSLLAGAYTGLEAIDRREIDAARAMGMTEWQIFTKVELPLGLPLLVGGLRAAVLQVIATVTIAAYVNLGGLGWPIIQGIPLRRFDQVLGGAILVAALALIADLLLAVAQRAAVPHGVRVQQSGAPASRRAGRVASAPA